CAATAGAGGAAGGTAAACGTATAAAGGTCATAGCCACTGAGACGCGTCCTCTTCTTCAGGGTGCAAGACTCACGGTATGGGAGCTAAAGAAAGAGGGTATCGAGGTCAAGCTCATAACGGATAACATGGTTGGGTATGTGATGTACAAAGGTCTCGTAGACAAGGTGATTGTAGGCGCTGATAGAATAACTGCGGATGGCTATGTAGCGAACAAGATAGGGACTTACATGATAGCAGTCCTCGCATATAGGCATAAGGTTCCATTCTATGTGGCTGCCCCGACATCAACGTTTGACATGAGTATAGAGGGCGATAATATCCCTATAGAGGAGCGTGATCCGGATGAAGTTAGAACTATCCTAGGAAAGTTACTCATAACTGTAAAGGACGTGGACGTGTACAATCCGGCATTTGACATAACTCCGCCGGAGCTAGTTACAGCAATAATAACTGAAAAGGGTATAATAACTCCACCGTATCGGGAGGCAATTGCTCGTATTGTGAAAGGAAAACGATAGAGATGAGTAATAGGGTATTTTTCTATCTAACCGCGTACTAGGTTACGGTTCTCTACAATAGTAGCATTATGATACTCGTGCCAACTACTATTAGTGGAGCTGCAATATTATATGCTAAAGAACCCCATACGGCATAAGTTATTGCGAAACTGGCGCCTACACCAGTCACAGCTATGGACTTGACTGCAAGCCCCTTGTTTATTGTGATGAAGAAAGTAGAGCCTAGAGGCGAGGTAGCAATCGAGCTAGTAGAGTTGAATACGTGTGTGGCATAAGCTATGGATACAGTTATAGTTACCATTATCGCAGGCAACAAAATCATTATAGCTATAGCTTTGTTAAAGAGTATTCTCATGTTCAGGCTTATCGACTCTAGAATGGTATTGGCTATCCTGGCAACCTTTGAAGCATTACTACCACTTCTAACAATAGCAGATATAGTCTTTGAAAGCAAGTAGACAAGATGCCATTTCTCGATATTGCCTGGTGCTGCTCTACCCGTCCTTAATGCATATATGAGTGGCCTCTCGGGGCCTTCGCCGTGTTTGATTATAGAAACTACTATGTCTATATTTGTCAAACGAAGCGCTAGGGCATCCGTTATGACGCGTACAGTATATGTTAGCCTAGATAGTCGGGCAATAATGCTTTTCATAACAGCTATATTATATATGTATAACGGTATTGTTAATGTAGATAATGCAACGGCATACAAGTACTTATCAATTAGTAATAATATCAGTGACGTTATTACGGTTAGCGAAGACAGTAAATCCAGTAATATAGACTTGTCTTGTGGCATTAGTACTGAGAGTACTCTAATCCGTGTAGAAACTGCAATCGCAAAGGAGAAGCCAATAACTACCAGTGATGCTATATATGATGCAACGTAGTTTGCAGACAATGATGATGAAAGTATAACAGTCATAAGTACGACCACTGTGGCTGTAGCTATAAGCTCTATACCATGCATAAGCGCTTCGAGCTTATCCCTAAGCTTCTGTTCGAACACCTCCGCAGAGATAACGGCCATTTGATAAAGGGTTTCAAGGGGACTTCCTCTAAGCACATAAGATGCTATATATGACCTTATGAGTCTCGAAAACGTTACACTTGAGACAGTATCAGCTGTCCTCTCTAGCGCAAATATGCTGTTCCCATATTTCTTAACAAACCTAATATATATCTTAGAGATTTTACTAATTTCTCTGAACAATTTTTGAAGATTAATATCATTAGATATATCATTGAAAACCTCGTGAGGAGCCTTACTACCGCCAGCATACGATAGAGAGTAGAGCATTAACAAGGGTAGCTCGGCTATAAGCCTGTCTTCGTCTATCTTAATATTTTTGGAATAAAAGTAACCATTTACTTTGAGCATAACTAATCCTCCTAATCCAGCTATCTATTCGTTAATATTTTGATTATTTGAGACTTATAATAATCTTCAACTAGTAAGCGTAGACTCTTAAAGTCACATGATATACATGATTTTAGCAATGAAGTAAATTTTTCTATCCTATCTTGTATATAACTATAGTCTAAACCGTATAGTTCAGCTATAAGTCTTATACGATAACTTGAATTTATAAGGCTCTCTACGTCTAAAGGATGTAATAGATCTTCGCGCGGATTCCACTTAAACAATGTTATGAAGTCTATGGTATTGTTGGCTGGCACTACTTCAACGATCTCTACTACTCTACGGGCCTCTATGCCGCTCGCTAAACGTACTCTTCTGAGTACTATTATGAGCCATAATAGCTGCAGAAAGCTATCGCCTAGATTTATTGGGTTACTGCGCAACCTCTGCAGAGCAGACTCAGGAGAATCGGCATGGAATGTGGCTAACGCAGCATGTCCGCTGCCCGCTGCGTGAATGAACACACGTGCTTCTTCGCCCCTCATCTCGCCTATAACGAAGTAATCTGGTCTCCGCCTTAGCGCAAATTTTGCAAGCTTATAGATGTCTATGTCCTCGCCCTCATAGTCGCTATACGTATACCTCGTGACAAGGCTATCCCACTGACTGTAAGGCAAGTTAAGCTCGGGAGTATCCTCTATTGTCACTATTCGGGCATACGGTGGCACTAATGAGAGTAATGCTTGTAGGAAAGTTGTCTTTCCAGATGCCGTAGGGCCTACTATTAATATTGCAGGTCTATACTCCATGAGGAACCAAAGATATGCTGCAGCAAGTACAGAAAGTACGTTATCAGCTATTAGAGTCGTAATAGGTAATGGTTCTATGCGATGCTTCCTTATAACAAGTGAGGATCCAAAGCGACTAATTTCTTTAGAGAATGTTGCTGCTACACGATGACCTTCCGGCAGTAATGCTTCAAGGTATGGATGTGCAAAGCTTACATCACGTCCACTCTTTCTAGCCAATTGTATTATGAGGTTGTCCAGCAGCTGTTCGTGTAGGGAAACGTTTGTCTTTATCCAGCCAATTGGTAAGTGACGGTGAACTATATATGCATAGGTATTAGGAGCATTAACAGCTATTTCCTCTATATTAGGGTCTTCTATGAGTGGATAAAGAGGTCCGTATCCACTTAAACCCTTAGCTATTAGATAGCTCATTACTGTGTAGTTCGATTTCAAAAAGTCATAGTCTATTCCGTATCTTTCTGCGAATCTCTTGAGTTCAGTATGGTTTGAGGGTAAAGATTGCAGTCCTTCGGCTATGACTCCTTCTATTATCAGTGCTACAGTATTTAGAAATTCATCATCGCCGATTACCGGCTCATTTATGCAATAGATTATTTCGTCCTCCCTATTGACACCTATTACTATATCCACGACACCGGAAACAGTATATTTCCTAATAGTGTTTTTAATGCGGTCATTACAAGTTAGCGGTTTAATCATTTCTACTAGGAGTATATCTAGATCATCCCTGTTGTTCTTATGCAACCCGTGCAGATTAGTAAATTTGAAGTTCAAGGCACTGGCCCCAGTGAATATTTAGACTTAGAATTATGTTTTTACATAATATTTAAGATTATTAAAAAATATTTTACGTCAAGATATTTTTATAGGCTCTGTAGTATATGTTTTGTCACCCATATCATACTCTATAACCATAACTGATGGTGTTGGACATATTGTCTTATTTATTGATACACGAAGAGATTTTGTTTCTCCTGCGTCTATTACTTGAGATATTGGTATGTCGAGTGCTTCACCGTTAGCACAATCTATATGTACAGCGGTTATGTTTACTACTTGCGATCCACTGTTATCTAGTGTCACATATACGATGCCCAAATCCTGGAGGTATTCAGCGTTGTAGGCGTAGAGTATTGGTTTGTCAGCAACAGTCTCTATGGTGTCTATGAAGTATTGATACATTATTGCACCTGCGGCTAGTGTTGCCATTAGTAGTATTACTGCCGAGAGTATAGGAGATAGCGCTCTCATGACTCTCTCCAGGATTCTATATTTCTCTACTGGGTTGTAGTAGCAGTTTATTGTTAGAAATGCTTTTAATTGTAGAAGTAGTTTCGGGCTAGTTATTTAAGGTCTCTAGTGCTGAAAACAAACGAGGGCTAGGGTAATGGCTAAGAGACAGCAAGTAGCTCAACAAGAAAGCTTCCGTAGCATGACACCATCGCAATTCTTCTATGAATACAGGGAGGTCGCTGGTTTTGGCAGTCCATCACGCGCGCTATATCAAACTGTACGTGAACTAGTTGAGAACGCTCTTGACGCAACAGATGTGCATGGTATACTACCAGACATAACACTTGTAATAGAGCAAATCCCCGAACACCCCAGTTATTACCGAATAACCGTTGAAGATAACGGTATAGGTATTCAGCCACAACACGTACCATACGCGTTTGGACAGGTATTATACAGCTCAAAGTACAAGCTCCGGCAGGCCCGTGGCCGCTTTGGCTTGGGCGCGAAAATGGCTATACTATACGGGCAGATTAAGACAGGTCAACCAGTAGAAGTATACACATCACCCATAGGCTCTTCTAAGATATACTTCTTCCGGATAAAAATAGATATAGAAAGGAACAAGCCAATAGTACTAGCTAAAGGCGAATATCCTAATCCAAGTGGTTGGCATGGAACACGTGTAAGTGTCGTAATAGAAGGCGACTGGCCTAGGGCCCGTCACCGTGTTCACGAGTACATAAGAAGGACAGCTATAGCAGCACCCTATGCTAATATAACATTCATAGACCCTGACGGTAATATAACGGTATACCATAGGACTATAGACAAACTCCCTAAACAGCCTAGAGAGGTAAAGCCACATCCCCAGGGAGTGGACATAGAGCTGCTGAAACAGTTAATAAGAAAATCAAAAGCAACTACGCTCCTTGAGTTCTTAATAGATGCATTCCAAGGTGTAGGGCGTAAAACTGCTGAGGCATTCCTCGATTGGGCTGGGTTTGACAAGAACCTCGATCCTCATAAGTTAGATGATAGAAAGCTTGAGAAACTGGCAAGAAAGCTAAGAGAGTATCAGAGGTTTAGGCCACCGAGCGCTGACGCGCTTTCCCCCTTCGGTCCAGAAATCATAGAAGCAGGTCTAAGGACCATACTAAAGCCCGAGTTTGTCGCAGCAGTAACTAGGCGTCCAAGAGCCTATGAGGGCCACTCATTCATAGTAGAGGTTGGCATAGCCTACGGGGGACAAATACCACCATCTAGTGAGCCTATACTTTTAAGATATGCCAATAAGATACCTCTACTTTATGACGAGAAATCCGACGTAGCATGGAAAGTTGTAGACCCAAAGAACTTCGACTGGCGAAACTACCTAGTAGTATTCCCAGCACCCGTTGCAGTATTGACCCATATAGCTAGTACAAAAGTGCCATACAAAGGTGTAGGAAAGGAGAGCGTTGCCGACGTGCCGGAGATAGAGCAGGAGCTCCGTAACGCGCTTCGAGAAGCAGCTAGAAAACTTAGAGAATATCTCCTGCAGAAGAAGAAGGAAGAGGAAGCTAAGAAGCGCGTAATAACCTTCATGAAGTATACACCCGAGATAGCAAAGAGTCTAGCAACAATACTGAAGGACTACAGCGTGGATGAGAATAGTATAAGGGAAATGCTCCTAACAGCCATGAAAAAGAGGCTGCGGATAGAGGATGAGAAGTTTGCAAAACTAGTAGAAGGGCTAGAGGTAAACATAGAAGAATAAAGGGGGTGAGGTAAGTCGTGTCCACAATAGACGAGTACATAGATAAAGCTGACATTGAGGCTAGGAAGCGTGCACTGCAGGTATTTAGGGAACGATTCAAAGAGATATTTGAGCAGATAAAGAGAGGAGAAAACCCAACCATAATGCTGCCGAAGAGAACTCTAGCAAACACCATCTACGATGAGAAGAGGAAGCTACTACTACTAGGCCCAGAAAAGTTACGCCGAAGCTTCTTCGACCTACATGAGTCTAAGAAGTTCATGCAGACACTGCTAATGGCTAGAATAATATACGAGGCGCTCGAGAGAGATGAGTATCCGACAATCCGTGACCTCTACTACCGAGGCAAGCATACTATAGTGTACCGTGAGCCAGGCGGCCGTAGACACGAAGAAAACACGTGGGACGAGCAGCGCGAATCAGATGCAGTAATACGAGACATAGAAGTCTTTACAGGATTGCTCCGCGAAGAGATGTTGATACTCAGCAAGGAGAAGGGGAAAGTAGTAGGAAACATGAGAATAAGAAGCGGGAACGACATAATAGACCTCAGCAAGATGGGCCATGGAGCCTATGCCATAGAGCCTACTCCTGACCTCATAGAGTTCATAGATGTCGACGCTGAATATGTGCTAGTGGTGGAGAAGGACGCAGTATTCCAGCAACTACACCGTATAGGCTTCTGGAAGAGGCACAAAGCGATACTAATAACGAGCGCAGGTCAGCCTGACAGAGCTACGAGAAGATTCGTAAGGAGACTAAACGAGGAGCTAGGGCTACCAGTATACATACTAACAGACGCTGACCCCTATGGATGGTACATATACAGCGTATTTAAGATAGGCTCAATAACATTGAGCTACGAAAGTGAGCGCCTCGCAACACCAAAGGCCAGATTCATAGGAGTAAGCATGACAGATATATTTGGGCATGGTAAGAAAAAGCCATACCTAACTGAGCAGGAACGACGCAACTACATAATAAAGGCGAAGGATGCCGACATAAAGAGGGCATACGAACTACGCAACTACAGGTGGTTCCAGACAAAGAAGTGGCAAATAGAGATAGACATATTCCTAAAGAAGAAGGCAAAGCTAGAGATAGAGGCAATGACTAGCAAAGGTCTAAGATTCCTTGCTGATAAGTATCTGCCAGAGAAAATCGAGACCGGTGACTGGATAGAGTAGATTCGAGAAACATGAATCCGTCACAGCTATTTACCCATACAAATGAAAGCTCTCCTATCAGTGGTAATGATAATGTTGCACGAGAAACTATGCAGTATTAGTAGTAGCGAGTTAGCTTCGCGGATAGACCACGCCATACTAAAGCCATGGTTGGCTAGAAAAGAGCTAGAACAAGCGATTAACGATCTTGAGGAACTTAACCTTAGATGCCTAATACTAAGTCCACAACTCCTAAGAGAGGCACATGGAATTACGGGCAAGTGCCTAGGCGTAGTCGTAGGGTTCCCTTTCGGATATCATAGCATAGAAGCCAAGATAAAAGAATTAGAGGATGTAATAGCTCTAGGAGCAAGAGAGATAGACTATGTAACTAATACCCAGCTCTATCTGCTTGGCAGAAAGGATGAGTATGCTAATGAGATACGTGCAGTGACAACAATATGCAGAGAAGCAGAAGTTACTTGCAAGATAATAATAGAGACCCCCGCTTTAACTCAAAGCCAGATAAAAGAGGTAACAAGGCTCGTAGCTGAGTATGAGCCAGACTTTATCAAGACTAGCACAGGGTTCGGCCCCCGACACACTTTGCCGGACGACATAGTGATAATAGACAGTACGCTCAGAAAGATCGGAAAGAGAGATATTATAAAAATCAAGGCAGCTGGAGGTATAAGAACCGGACTACAAGCAGCAATACTG
The window above is part of the Pyrodictium delaneyi genome. Proteins encoded here:
- a CDS encoding type II/IV secretion system ATPase subunit, coding for MNFKFTNLHGLHKNNRDDLDILLVEMIKPLTCNDRIKNTIRKYTVSGVVDIVIGVNREDEIIYCINEPVIGDDEFLNTVALIIEGVIAEGLQSLPSNHTELKRFAERYGIDYDFLKSNYTVMSYLIAKGLSGYGPLYPLIEDPNIEEIAVNAPNTYAYIVHRHLPIGWIKTNVSLHEQLLDNLIIQLARKSGRDVSFAHPYLEALLPEGHRVAATFSKEISRFGSSLVIRKHRIEPLPITTLIADNVLSVLAAAYLWFLMEYRPAILIVGPTASGKTTFLQALLSLVPPYARIVTIEDTPELNLPYSQWDSLVTRYTYSDYEGEDIDIYKLAKFALRRRPDYFVIGEMRGEEARVFIHAAGSGHAALATFHADSPESALQRLRSNPINLGDSFLQLLWLIIVLRRVRLASGIEARRVVEIVEVVPANNTIDFITLFKWNPREDLLHPLDVESLINSSYRIRLIAELYGLDYSYIQDRIEKFTSLLKSCISCDFKSLRLLVEDYYKSQIIKILTNR
- a CDS encoding archaellin/type IV pilin N-terminal domain-containing protein codes for the protein MRALSPILSAVILLMATLAAGAIMYQYFIDTIETVADKPILYAYNAEYLQDLGIVYVTLDNSGSQVVNITAVHIDCANGEALDIPISQVIDAGETKSLRVSINKTICPTPSVMVIEYDMGDKTYTTEPIKIS
- a CDS encoding DNA topoisomerase VI subunit B produces the protein MAKRQQVAQQESFRSMTPSQFFYEYREVAGFGSPSRALYQTVRELVENALDATDVHGILPDITLVIEQIPEHPSYYRITVEDNGIGIQPQHVPYAFGQVLYSSKYKLRQARGRFGLGAKMAILYGQIKTGQPVEVYTSPIGSSKIYFFRIKIDIERNKPIVLAKGEYPNPSGWHGTRVSVVIEGDWPRARHRVHEYIRRTAIAAPYANITFIDPDGNITVYHRTIDKLPKQPREVKPHPQGVDIELLKQLIRKSKATTLLEFLIDAFQGVGRKTAEAFLDWAGFDKNLDPHKLDDRKLEKLARKLREYQRFRPPSADALSPFGPEIIEAGLRTILKPEFVAAVTRRPRAYEGHSFIVEVGIAYGGQIPPSSEPILLRYANKIPLLYDEKSDVAWKVVDPKNFDWRNYLVVFPAPVAVLTHIASTKVPYKGVGKESVADVPEIEQELRNALREAARKLREYLLQKKKEEEAKKRVITFMKYTPEIAKSLATILKDYSVDENSIREMLLTAMKKRLRIEDEKFAKLVEGLEVNIEE
- a CDS encoding DNA topoisomerase IV subunit A produces the protein MSTIDEYIDKADIEARKRALQVFRERFKEIFEQIKRGENPTIMLPKRTLANTIYDEKRKLLLLGPEKLRRSFFDLHESKKFMQTLLMARIIYEALERDEYPTIRDLYYRGKHTIVYREPGGRRHEENTWDEQRESDAVIRDIEVFTGLLREEMLILSKEKGKVVGNMRIRSGNDIIDLSKMGHGAYAIEPTPDLIEFIDVDAEYVLVVEKDAVFQQLHRIGFWKRHKAILITSAGQPDRATRRFVRRLNEELGLPVYILTDADPYGWYIYSVFKIGSITLSYESERLATPKARFIGVSMTDIFGHGKKKPYLTEQERRNYIIKAKDADIKRAYELRNYRWFQTKKWQIEIDIFLKKKAKLEIEAMTSKGLRFLADKYLPEKIETGDWIE
- the deoC gene encoding deoxyribose-phosphate aldolase — protein: MLHEKLCSISSSELASRIDHAILKPWLARKELEQAINDLEELNLRCLILSPQLLREAHGITGKCLGVVVGFPFGYHSIEAKIKELEDVIALGAREIDYVTNTQLYLLGRKDEYANEIRAVTTICREAEVTCKIIIETPALTQSQIKEVTRLVAEYEPDFIKTSTGFGPRHTLPDDIVIIDSTLRKIGKRDIIKIKAAGGIRTGLQAAILLSLGADVIGTSTPRQILETYRDLCTSNRSCTK